In bacterium, a genomic segment contains:
- a CDS encoding ATP-binding protein, with protein sequence MSRKRLLWKVAPPYLAITLLAVLATGWFATHSLREFFLQHTRGDLELRARLVMRDLPPTFPATEADSLQRLCLTLRDISGSRITMIGPDGRVLGDSDADPRLMENHASHPEVHTALRGEPEFDVRFSATMRQNMMYFALPVRRGTEIVGVVRAALPLTSFDEALSDMIERIILGVIGVAVMAALITYLLSRRISRPIVALVDGARRYATGDFSHTLDLPDSAELASLAETLNHMARELDAKIRELTTQRNEQDAVLASMGEGVIAVGRDEHILFMNPAAEELLGADRERAKGRLLQEYVRSSELQQFIRRTLTEEEMPAPREISLPSRANHVLQVSGSLLRGPDGTQPGVLVVLNDITRLRQLEGLRREFVANVSHELKTPITTIKGFVETLREGALEDKDYARTFLERISRNVDRLNAIIDDLLNLSRIERDTGQSDVKTTPGSVADVVRSAVTACFPLAEERRIALRMGRCEELTAPINATLLEQAVVNLLDNAIKYSEEHQEVEVDLYRAGNSARIVVRDHGVGISAEHLPRLFERFYRVDKARSRKLGGTGLGLAIVKHIAQAHKGHVEVESTPGAGSMFTITLPME encoded by the coding sequence ATGAGCAGGAAGCGGCTTCTCTGGAAGGTGGCACCACCCTATCTGGCGATCACCCTGCTGGCGGTTCTTGCCACGGGATGGTTTGCCACGCACAGTCTGCGGGAGTTTTTCTTGCAGCATACGCGCGGGGATCTGGAACTGCGCGCGCGGCTGGTGATGCGCGATTTGCCGCCGACCTTTCCGGCCACCGAAGCAGACAGTCTGCAGCGGTTGTGTCTGACGCTGCGGGACATTTCCGGATCGCGCATTACGATGATCGGCCCGGACGGTCGCGTGCTGGGCGATTCGGACGCGGATCCGCGTCTGATGGAGAATCACGCGTCACATCCGGAGGTGCACACGGCGCTGCGCGGCGAGCCGGAGTTCGACGTGCGCTTCAGCGCCACGATGCGGCAGAACATGATGTACTTTGCGCTGCCGGTGCGGCGAGGCACGGAAATCGTCGGCGTGGTGCGCGCGGCGCTGCCGCTGACCTCGTTTGACGAGGCGCTAAGCGACATGATCGAGCGAATCATTCTCGGCGTAATCGGTGTTGCGGTCATGGCGGCGCTGATCACCTATTTGCTGTCCCGCCGGATCAGCCGGCCCATCGTCGCTCTGGTGGACGGTGCGCGGCGCTATGCGACCGGAGATTTTTCCCACACGCTGGATCTGCCGGACAGCGCGGAGCTGGCTTCGCTGGCCGAGACGCTCAACCACATGGCAAGAGAGCTGGACGCGAAGATCCGCGAACTGACCACGCAGCGCAACGAACAGGACGCTGTGCTGGCCAGCATGGGAGAGGGCGTGATTGCCGTCGGCAGGGACGAGCACATTCTGTTTATGAATCCGGCGGCGGAGGAATTGCTGGGCGCGGATCGCGAGAGAGCCAAGGGACGGCTGTTGCAGGAGTACGTGCGGAGCAGCGAATTGCAGCAGTTCATCCGCCGCACGCTGACTGAAGAGGAGATGCCCGCGCCGCGGGAAATCAGTCTGCCGTCGCGCGCGAATCATGTGCTGCAGGTCAGCGGGAGTCTGCTGCGCGGTCCCGACGGAACGCAGCCGGGCGTGCTGGTGGTGCTGAATGACATCACGCGCCTGCGGCAACTCGAAGGATTGCGGCGCGAATTCGTGGCCAATGTCTCCCATGAATTGAAAACGCCTATCACCACCATCAAAGGCTTTGTGGAGACGCTGCGGGAAGGCGCGCTGGAAGACAAGGATTATGCGCGAACCTTTCTGGAACGCATCAGCCGCAACGTGGACCGCCTGAATGCCATCATCGACGATCTGCTCAATCTCTCGCGTATCGAACGGGATACCGGGCAATCGGATGTGAAGACCACGCCGGGAAGCGTGGCCGACGTGGTGCGCTCGGCGGTGACCGCCTGCTTTCCCCTCGCCGAAGAGCGGCGGATTGCGCTGCGCATGGGCCGTTGCGAGGAACTGACCGCGCCGATCAACGCGACGCTGCTCGAACAGGCGGTCGTCAATCTGCTGGACAACGCCATCAAGTACAGCGAGGAGCATCAGGAGGTTGAGGTGGACCTGTACCGCGCCGGGAACAGCGCGCGAATTGTGGTGCGCGATCACGGTGTGGGCATCAGTGCGGAACATTTGCCGCGGCTGTTCGAGCGGTTCTACCGCGTGGACAAAGCGCGGAGCCGCAAATTGGGCGGCACGGGGCTGGGACTGGCCATTGTCAAACACATTGCGCAGGCGCACAAAGGCCATGTGGAGGTCGAGAGCACTCCCGGCGCGGGAAGCATGTTTACGATTACGCTGCCTATGGAGTAA
- a CDS encoding class I SAM-dependent methyltransferase codes for MPEHMICPWWLGYALISPLRRLWQEPRRLLAPHVKDGMTVLEPGPGMGYFTLELARLAGPSGRVIAVDVQPKMLRALERRARKAGLSERIMPRVAHGARLGIDDVAGQVDIVLAFAVVHELPDMESFFREAFAVLKTGGRMLLAEPSGHVNAAAWSRTLQVARQAGLREEQTLKISKSHAALLVKESAA; via the coding sequence ATGCCCGAACATATGATTTGCCCGTGGTGGCTTGGATATGCTCTGATCTCGCCATTGCGCCGCCTTTGGCAGGAGCCACGTCGGCTGCTTGCGCCGCATGTCAAAGATGGCATGACCGTGCTGGAGCCGGGGCCGGGAATGGGTTACTTTACGCTGGAACTGGCGCGGCTTGCCGGCCCCTCAGGACGGGTGATTGCGGTGGACGTGCAGCCGAAGATGCTGCGCGCACTGGAGCGCCGGGCTCGCAAGGCAGGACTTTCTGAACGCATCATGCCGCGGGTGGCGCACGGCGCTCGCTTGGGAATTGACGACGTTGCCGGACAGGTGGACATTGTGCTCGCCTTTGCCGTGGTGCACGAGTTGCCGGATATGGAGAGCTTCTTTCGCGAAGCGTTTGCGGTTCTCAAAACGGGAGGACGGATGCTGCTGGCCGAACCGTCGGGGCATGTAAATGCAGCGGCGTGGAGCCGGACACTGCAGGTTGCGCGGCAGGCCGGATTGCGTGAAGAACAGACATTAAAGATTTCGAAGAGTCATGCGGCGCTACTAGTGAAGGAATCGGCGGCATGA